caggtatatctctctggtcatccccaaaaccaattatttattTGGCCGCCGCTCTGACAGCACCAGCTCACAGATTAAtgcccctgtacatagccaacctataatttagcccaaacaactacctctttccctactgtatttatttgatttatttagctcctttgcaccccattatttttatttctactttacacattcttccactgcaaatctaccattccagtgttttacttgctatattgtatttactttgccaccatggccttttttttttgcatttaccttccttatctcacctcatttgctcacatcgtatatagacttgtttctactgtattattgactgtatgtttgttttactccatgtgtaactctgtgtcgttgtatgtgtcgaactgctttgctttatcttggccaggtcgcaattgtaaatgagaacttgttctcaacttgcctacctggttaaataaaggtgaaataaataaaaaagaaacaCTTCAAGAAACCTGAACTAACGTTAGGTATCTAACTAAACTACCAGCATTCTGCAAGGCAAGGAATTAGAGTAGATGTGAGATCAcaaattaaacttttttttttgagAATGACATCTGTGCTAGTgtggccgatgtgaaatggctagctagttagcggtggtgcgcgctaatagtgtttcagtcGGTGACATCACTAGCTCTGAGACCTAGAAGTagttgctctgcaagggccggcGGCTTTTGTGGCCGCGATGGGTAAAATGCTTCGTGAGGTACTgtggttgatgtgtgcagagggttggggcgaggagagggacggaagctatactgttacagtagcaaaCTATCTTGATGAGTGTTATTGGAAAACTCTTCTAGTGGTCAAAACAGAAACAGGTGTTGTAGCTAACTAAACACTGCACAGTGTTACACTGAATCAGCACTTTGACCGTCAGAGAAGTAAGATAACTTGACCTGAAGTGACATTAACTAAGCTCAGGATCAGGATGAACACATGCTTTTTTTCCTAGCAGAGACCTGACATTTAAACTCAGTCATGTTAGTATGTTAAATCCATGCTTAGACTCTGGACCTCAGTCACAATAGGAACCGTGACCATAAACAGGGAGGGATTTCCAAAATGTAAACTGCTCAGAATAGCTCTGAGTGAATTCCCAGAATCCACTTTAATCCACTGCACTCTGACTATCTCGTGCAGATAATGTGTCACCATGTCTTCTAATCGTGTAGCTAACTGAGTTACTcccttgcgcacacacacacatagagggcCCCGGTGTGACTTTTCACTAAGTACAGTTCTtggatcagcttccccttcccAATACTAACCTTAATCATTAGTGGGGGAAATGAGGGGCAATTTCACCCTACTCTTTCTCACAAACCCATCTCGATTGAAGAATCACATCCAAGACGACAGGCCCTTGATTTCTACTGTTTAATGATGGTAAAGACATTTGTCATTTGCAGGACATTATTGATTAACCCAATACAACCACACTGGCTGTTATTGCTACATTTTCATTACATTGGTAGTCAATTACTGTATCTTGAAGATAAGTAACATACCGCTATAACCACACCGGTGATAAGGATTAGTAACATTTTATTAGAGGGGTTAAAAGTGACAACTAAGAACAAATTCAAGAGAGAAAAGCCATCATTCATAAGTATGTATCTAACATCTTAGCGGAAAACTATGAATTTgcagctagctacctagctagcatgCACACGAGCTGGCATTACTCAAACCAAAAGATTTATGCATTAGGAACTAGTTGGAATTATAAGaaaggtggtggtgggggggggtaaaGACTCAACTAGTAACGGGTTACGATCTAGGCCTAGTAGTACAAGTAACTATTCCACAGCTGAAATTCAAAATAAAACATGATGGGATGGATATAGGACAAAAACCCACTGGACTCAAACGGATTGATACAACATTGTTTCTATGCCATTTCAATAGAAACATTcaaatgtgatgacgttgaatcaccGTGGAAacctgattggatttgcaaaatgTTATCAAACGTGAAGGAATTCCAGGAATTGTATAATTTCATGTTAGTCGACGACACAATCAAATGTAAATCATAACTAGATGTTGAACTcacgtttgtgcccagtgggaagtaaTACTTCATTGTTTTACAAATATGTACTAAGTGGGTTGTAACCAATACCATCAATGGCAGTTTCAGACCTGATTTGAGTTACTGTGGGGGACTTTGTGATGCTTTGCCTTTGTTTTCAATTATTTGGGTGAAAGGGTGATTCTGAAATAAATCCTATACATAAAAGCACATTGTGTTTCAAACAAATATAGTTCCGCACAACTGTAAACATATTCCTGCTTAAGTGCATGTTGCAATAACCTTTTAGTACATCAAAtacctatttaaaaaaaatggtatTTACATATACCAAATGAAATAAATTAAGATGCAGTCAAAAGTAAGTCCAAGGGATCTATGGAAgaagtaaaaatacatttttttccccAATTACTTTGTAGATATCCTTGTATGTTATTCTTATCGTGAATCTTGGTCAATTACTAAATTACAAGCTAGTACAAAACTCAGAAAAATTCAATATTTGAGATATGCATTACCTACACAGACAATGTTACTATAACAACTAAAGCTATTGGCAAATGGAATGGTATTTAAAACAATTGTTCACCATTTTCCATTCCATAGTTTTGGCTGCTTTTTGCGATCTCCTAAGTAACGACCCTGGTTACGGTAAGGTCTAGTTAGGACAAGGCAGGATAATAACTGAACAATACAAATATTATAAAGGAAACCAAAACAGTTCATTTCAAAATGAGCCATGAATGACTCAATCAGCATTCTAGTAATACTGTCAAAACCACAGTAGTGTCTTAAGGAATGCAGAAGCTTTACACACTACCTAAAGAAACAATGGCAAACAAGTAACAAGACCGGTCACAACATCTTGAACTATGATATTGCTATACATAAATTCAGCAACAGTATCATCTGTGACGTTTTGATATTGCCTTTAAGGTGGTCCATACTTGTATTAGAACTAGAGTCCAGATAAAACATTGAAAGAAACATGTCAATAATATTATGAAAAGTGCCCTAACTTCTCAGGATATCTAGTGAACACACAATAGCCTATTTCACTAACGCTGTTGAATTTTAGATTTCAACAAACTTTACTGACTTAAAATAATGTGTTTGGTTACAATAGGCTGCCTGAGAATTCTGCTTTTATGTTTCCCCAAACCTATAGCTTGCTGTTCCCCCCATTATCTAACAGATTGTAAGAGCTTTTAAGGCTCATACACATTGCAACACATGTGCATCTAGCGTTAGTCTGCAGATCATTCACATTTTTCAAGCAATTCTACATGTAAAATGAGTGTGCACTTGGTTTAGCAAATTATGTTCAGAGGTGCTAACTACTCCCGACCAGCAAACCCTATTGGTGTGTCTGAGCCCTTAAGCATTGAAATGGTAGCCTGGTAGtagcagatcagtttgtgcttTAGTCAACTCCTCTGTCAAGTTTGTCGTCATGCCATAAACAGACTGTATACCATAACAACAGAAGAGGCATTGACTAACTCCTCTTTCGAGTTTGTTGTCATGCCATAAACAGACTGTATACCATAACAACAGAAGAGGCACTGACTAACTCCTCTGTCGAGTTTGTCGTCATGCCATAAACAGAATGTATACCATAACAACAGAAGAGGCACTGACTAACTCCTCTGTCGAGTTTGTCGTCATGCCATAAACAGACTGTATACCATAACAACAGAAGAGGCACTGACTAACTCCTCTGTCGAGTTTGTCGTCATGCCATAAACAGAATGTATACCATAACAACAGAAGAGGCACTGACTAACTCCTCTGTCGAGTTTGTCGTCATGCCATAAACAGAATGTATACCATAACAACAGAAGAGGAATTGACTAACTCCTCTGTCGAGTTTGTCGTCATGCCATAAACAGAATGTATACCATAACAACAGAAGAGGCACTGACTAACTCCTCTGTCGAGTTTGTCGTCATGCCATAAACAGAATGTATACCATAACAACAGAAGAGGCACTGACTAACTCCTCTGTCGAGTTTGTCGTCATGCCATAAACAGAATGTATACCATAACAACAGAAGAGGCACTGACTAAAGCACATACATATCTGTAACCAGATTATTGATCTTGTGGCAAAAGTTGTGGgacattaatttaaaaaaaacttatcCCTTTTCAAATGAAGAGAGAAAATTGATGAAaggatgagtcccaaatggcaccctattccctatgtagtgcaccacttttgatcagagccttatgtgccctggtcaaaagtagtgcattacatgAGGAATAGGTTGTCAATTTAGACACAAGCCTTACTTTAATCCCTTTTAACAGGCTGACATGGGACAGAATATGAGGAGTCACATCTCTGTCTGTACCCGGTCACACCATGGCACCAATAGGATCCCACAAGCCATCTCAGTTAGCAATCTCTTGTAGATATTGGAATATAAAGTTGATATCACATAACCACAGTTAGCAACTTCTTTCAGAGGGCAGTAGCAAAAATAGCACGACAGGGCTCAAAGTCACCAGTAGTGTCTATTAGATGAGATCAATGTCCTTCTGGCTGCGTCGCAGACAGGTGTCCTCTACCACCTAGTACCCAATCATCCTCCTGATCATGGCGGGTTTAGAGAAGGGCCAGCCGTACTCGTTGGGCACAGGGCCGTTGACGTTGCATTCAAAGAAGGAGAACATGGGGAACCAGATGCGGGCCCTGCGACTCTGCTGGTAGGCCCTGGTGTTAGCCAGCGTGTGGTAGTACAGGAAAAGCCTGGTTGTGATGTAGAAAGCTATGAAGACGTCGATGGAGTAGTGTTCATGGGCCGCCAGGATAAAGAAGATCCCAAACAAGTTTAGGACCCACGATAAGGTGTGGATGAAGTTCCAACCCCTTGGTGTGTCTGTTGATGTACACATAAAAGCAGAAAATTGATGAGTTAGAAAGTTGAATTTCAGTCATGTTAAAACTCAGGTTGtgccccaaatgacaccctattcccttacatagtgcactacatcttTATTGATtctggtctcagtgtagacccatTATCTGTATGCGATTTTCAAATCAGTCAAACTTaatttatatcaaatcaaatgtatttatatagcccttcatacatcagctgatatctcaaagtgctgtacagaaacccagcctaaaaccccaaacagcaagcaatgcaggtgtagaagcacctatAGAGAACATTTCTCACAGAGGATGCATTTCAAAGTGCTtaacaaataaaacaaaaaagGCGAGAACATTAAAAACCtaatacattttctaaaatgAGAAATTCTAAAGAATAGTAAAACAATAATAAATTAACAGTGGACATGAGACAAATTAATTAAAATaatttgaaataaataaaatgtatagAATGTGATCAAATAGTATGGCTAAAAGCACACAAAGTAAAACCACGGCTAAAAAGATTATACAGTAAAAAAAGTTACAGTTTCTGAGGCCCCTCCCCTCCGGGAGGCTGTTCTAAAGGCCAGGACCATAATGGCTAATGGCAGCCTGAACTTTGGAACAACTAAAAGGCCAGACCGACTGGACACATATCTTAAGAGGATATCATACACGTATTCGGGTGCAAGGCCAAGTAGTTCTTTGAAAagctttaaaaacattttaaaattaaCTATAAAACTAGCAGGCAACAAATTTAGGGACTTTAAAATAGGTGGTATGTGTGCTCTCCTTCTGGTCTTCGTTAGCACACATGCTGCTATAAAACAGTTTAAAATCTGTCAGTGGCTcatttggtagagcatggtgcttgcaacgacAGGATCGTGGATCTGATTCCCACTGGGGTCACCCATACggaaaatgtatgcatgcatgactaagtcgctttggacAAAAGCATCAGGTAAATTGGCATATATTACTATATAAGTGGTCTGGTCTTGATGCCCTTCATGCAGTTACAGCTAATGGACACATGATGGCAGCAAAGGGACAACACATGATGTACATAAGTTCTTCCCACTTATAGTCAATTACAATTATTGTCTGCAACAGGTGACAGTGAAAGTAACAGTAAAATGATATGGAACACTTACATTCTGTCACAAAGAAGTTGAGCATGGTGATGACCACTGTGTGACCGCTGAACATGTAGTCACCACATGTGTGGACACCTGTGAGAGACATTCCAAATCCACTCCAGATGGCCAGAGCTCGATGCAGTTTTGCCCACATGTCACCATAAATCTCAGGGAAAGAGAAGTTAAGTGTCACTATTGAGATTTTACCCTCTCGTGAGAAGAAAGAAAATTGCTACCCATAGTGTTTGTACAGTGCGGCCAGATTGTATCTATAAAATGCTACACGTGTGTGTGTTATGATGAGATCATCCTCAACCTGGAGGAaatgctgatgtgtgtgtgtgtgtgtgtaatgatgagatCATCCTCAACCTGGAGGAAatgctcatgtgtgtgtgtgtgttatgatgaGATCATCCTCAACCTGGAGGAAatgctcatgtgtgtgtgtgtgtgtgtgtgtaatgatgagatCATCCTCAACCTGGAGGAAATgctcatgtgcgtgtgtgtgtgtaatgatgagatCATCCTCAACCTGGAGGAaatgctgatgtgtgtgtgtgtaatgatgagatCATCCTCAACCTGGAGGAaatgctgatgtgtgtgtgtgtgtgtaatgatgagatCATCCTCAACCTGGAGAaatgctgatgtgtgtgtgtgtgtgtaatgatgagatCATCCTCAACCTGGAGGAaatgctgatgtgtgtgtgtgtgtaatgaagaGATCATCCTCAACCTGGAGGAAatggtcatgtgtgtgtgtaatgaggagaTCATCCTCAACCTGGAGGAaatgctgatgtgtgtgtgtgtgcgcgcatgtgcaAGGAGCTGTAGTACCTTTCCTGAGCACTGCAGGTGCTGTCCTGGCACTGACAGAGAGGTGACGAACATGGTGACGCAACGCAGCATGAACACTGTCCCCATGAGGCTGCACAGGCGCCGCAGCAGAACTGACCTTCAGCAGAGCAGACGTTACACATGAACTAGACCAGTGGttttcaaacctctcctctgggaccCCCGCAAGTTTCACAACtttgttgtaaccctgaactaaCTCACTGATTCAAGTAGTCAAAAGGCATAATAATTAGTTGATCATTTTAATGTGGCGTGCTAGCTCTGGAATAGTTCAAATAAATGGAACGGGTGGGTGTCCCTAAGGAGAAGTAAAACCCTGGACAAGTTAAACATTTTACAATTCTATTCATTTCATGGTGAAATTCGAGATACTAGTTTAAATAATGTCTAGGCTATAGGTGTGACGAACATATTTTCCTATGGACCAGTCAGTAGCCAGTACTCTACCTGTGCTTGTGCAGCAGCAGAACTAGCAGCCAGATATTACACAGGATCACTCCACATGCCTCTGCCATGGCAAAGGCCCATGGTATTCTAGGTACACTGTTAAGAGAAAGAAATGTTTATTGGCTAATCTACTTAAATGCAAGCTGCCTGGTATTGGCAATTTTGATTCTTTTCCCAGGCTTGGCTAATGTTTATGAAGTATCACAACCATTAACAGATAAtagccaataataataataataataatatgatgaTGAAGAATATTATGCTATCAACATTCAATATGACTTCATTGGAAAAACGAAACAGCCTAGTAGATGCAAGCTGCAAGCCTAATCCAGTGCAACTGGAAAAACACACCTGACAAACCTGCATGAGGTTAAGGCAAACAGCAAGCCACCTCTCGATTGCAATTAAGATAGAGGCTTATGTCAGGTATGACAACCTGCCAGTCAGATGATAAACGCAGGGAACCTAGGGCTACATTTAGCCTAGTTGCTGCTTTCTCatttaattgtttattttattgaacctttattaactaggcaagccagttaagaataaattcttatttacaatgacagcctaccccggccaaaccctaacaacgctgggccaattgtgtgccgccctatgggactcccaatcacggctggttgtgatacagcctggaatcaaaccagggtatgtggtgaagcctctagcactgagaacattttacatttggctcaaaatttaaaaaataaatgaccttaacagagaaaaatgtcctcctgtgtgctacatATATTCCCAGCCCACTGACActcctatcagatcacagcaaaatcacagtctacttgaacagagcaatactcaatcatgaggcatcaaagccaaaggaactgaataatattaagaaatgctatagctggaaggaatgtagtgtggAAACATACCAAAAAACAAGCCCACTCATCTTGCCAACAGTAATCTGAAACATTTTCACACCATGAGCAAGTCCAACTACACTCTCAGTTAGAACAAGCTGGACATTcaagtcctgtgtggctcagttggttgagCATGATGCTTGCAAagctagggttgtgggttcgagtcctacgagggaccagtatgaaaatgtatgcactcagtaCTAtcagttgctctggataagagcgtctgctaaattactaaaattgTCAAGAGCAATGTGAGTCATCATGAACAAAAGGTCATGGAAGCAATCTACTCAAAGTAGGGGAAGTCAAGAAAACTGTTAATGGCAGGGCATGCTATTTAGTTTCAGAATAGGCtatggttgtgtcccaaatggcaccctatgcctgTATAGGTGAAACACTGGACACCGTTGCAAAAACAACCAAGagttcaaatttatttatatttattttttaaccctttttctccccaatttcgtggtatccaattgttgtagtagctactatcttgtctcatcgctacaactcccgtacgggctcgggagagacgaaggttgaaagtcatgcgtcctccgatacacaacccaaccagccgtactgcttcttaacacagcgcgcatccaacccggaagccagacgcaccaatgtgtcggagggtacacgtgcacctggcaaccttggttagcgcgcactgcgcccggcccgccacaagagtcgctggtgcgcgatgagacaaggacatccctaccgaccaagccctccctaacccggacgacgctaggccaattgtgcgtcgcccagggactctgatggcgaacccagggactctgatggcacagctggcgctgcagtacagcgcccttaaccactgcgccacccaggaggccccgCAAGAGTTCAAATTGAACAAATTCAAGTAGCGTAAGTTCAGTTTGGTTCCTAGTAAAATGTTATCACCACAGCATCAGTTATGTTGACATTCGAAAAACAGAGGTGTTTGCTGAACAGTCACAAGCAGGTCTACATGTACATTACTTAGGATGTGGGGAACAGCAACCCACCTGTCTAAGAAAATGTCTGGCAAGGGCGGGTAGGTGCGCATGTCCGGCACCCTCTCGTGCACGATCACCATGACGAAGGAGGTAAATCCAAAAACGAACACAACATAGATGGCACTAAGCGCCGTCTTCCAGTACTCAGGGTCCAGCCTCCTGCTCCCTCCATGCTTGTACTTCCCATTTGTATACTGAAGATACTGCTCCCCAACCGGTGCAGTGTCTGTGTTAGAGTTATCACACTCTCTACTGGAGTCTCCATTGCAGTGCCAGTCCCCACCGCCACCCTGAGGGGAGTGTCCGTCGAACGGGACCCCCAGCTCCTCCAGGATGTCCAGGTTTTGTTTCTGCAGCTTGCGGAGGGACACCATCAGCCTCTTGATGTCCCCCAGCACCTTGAGCTCAAGCGGGGGAGAGCGTAGGTCGTACTCGCTGAGGGTGAGTAAGGACATGCCATCCAGACGGTGCTTGTTGCACAGCAGGTCTACATAGTGGCAGAAGCCCTCGTCCTTCAGCCACTTGGCTACATGCTTGGTGGTCCACTGTCGGATGTTCAACTGGGTGCTGCTAGACATCTCCAGTTCACTCtgaaaactgtaaaaaaaaaaaaaaaaaaaagattaaccTCGAATTAACCTCGACTCCAAGAACCAAATCTCGCATGTGCCCTTATGTATTTATCCCATTACGGATTTAATATCACGTGAAAAGATATGAGGAATAAAAAAGGAAGTCCCCAAATATATTGTAGCAGTCAGTACCCGGTACTTTTATGTAAGAGAAAACACTGCAACACTGTGTCATTGTATAGAGAACTAGTCATCCACCATCTCCACTGAATCAGCATTTCAGAAATACTGTTGGTTCCCTATTAACCAAGCAAGACTTCAACAtgagtcaaatcaaattttgtcACATgcggtgaatacaacaggtgtggaccttaccgtgaaatgcttacttacaagccattaaccaacaatacagtttaaaaataattaagaaaatatttactaaataaaaagTTAAacgaacacaataaaataacaataacgaggctatacacagggggtaccggtaccgagtcaatgtgcgggggtgctatatacagggggtaccggtaccgagtcaatgtgcgggggtacaggttagtcgaggtaataaaGTGACTATCCCAAGATAAGTGACTATCccaagataataaacagtgagtagcagcaataTCACTGACAAAAGAGGCACATACTATCCACTGCTTTAAGACAAGCTCTACCTTCTCCTCCCATCTGGTTGTTAAATTGTGGTCACTAAAAACAGTTTTCCAATTAAACATATGTGCTCCCAAGAAATGACTTAGCCTAGCCTACAGTACACATTGTCAGACTTCAACTTATGTACTTATCTACCTATATCCCTCAAGTACAGAAACTGTGTGCCAAGCGGATATTGATGACAGACGAAGGAACAGAAACAGT
The Oncorhynchus nerka isolate Pitt River linkage group LG28, Oner_Uvic_2.0, whole genome shotgun sequence genome window above contains:
- the LOC115112957 gene encoding sphingomyelin synthase-related protein 1-like; amino-acid sequence: MSSSTQLNIRQWTTKHVAKWLKDEGFCHYVDLLCNKHRLDGMSLLTLSEYDLRSPPLELKVLGDIKRLMVSLRKLQKQNLDILEELGVPFDGHSPQGGGGDWHCNGDSSRECDNSNTDTAPVGEQYLQYTNGKYKHGGSRRLDPEYWKTALSAIYVVFVFGFTSFVMVIVHERVPDMRTYPPLPDIFLDSVPRIPWAFAMAEACGVILCNIWLLVLLLHKHRSVLLRRLCSLMGTVFMLRCVTMFVTSLSVPGQHLQCSGKIYGDMWAKLHRALAIWSGFGMSLTGVHTCGDYMFSGHTVVITMLNFFVTEYTPRGWNFIHTLSWVLNLFGIFFILAAHEHYSIDVFIAFYITTRLFLYYHTLANTRAYQQSRRARIWFPMFSFFECNVNGPVPNEYGWPFSKPAMIRRMIGY